The Candidatus Polarisedimenticolia bacterium genomic sequence CGAAGGCGTAGTTCCTCACGTACCCCGTCTGGGCCAGACGGCCCAGCTGGCTCGCGAGGTCGGTGGCCGCGCCGACGGAATTCACCAGCCAGTCGATGATCTTCTCGTCGACCGCCGCCGCCACGCGGCACAGCCCGCGGTAAGGGGCCAGGACGACCGCGTCGATCGCCTCGTCCACATAGAACCGGTTCTTGACGGCGCCCGTCAGCCCCCTCGGCTCGACGGCGCCGGTCGCAAGCGGCCCGCGGCGATAGGCCGCCCAAGCGGCGGCGATCCCGGCCAGGGAGGCGAGAAGCGCGATCCCGAGCGCCGCCCCTTCGGGGAGCGCGGCCCCCTCCGCGTGTCCCGGGAACGCCGACCCGGCGGCCTCGAAGACCGGCGCGAGATAGCGCTCGAGAAAGTTCGGCAGGAGGCCGCCGCCGAGGAGCTCCGGCACGCCGAGAAACCCGGCGAGCGCCGACCCGGCCGCCAGGACGACGAGCGGCAGAGTCATGGAGGCGGGCGATTCGTGCAGGTGGCGGCGGGTCTCTTCCGGCGCGCGCGACTCGCCGGCGAAGACCAGCAGGTAGAGCCGGGTCATGTAGAAGGCGGTGATCGCGGCGGTCAGGATTCCCAGCACCCACAGACCGATCGCCAGGAAGGGCGTGGACTCGCCGCCGGCCCTCAGGACGCCCGCCAGGATCTCGTCCTTGCTGAAGAAGCCGGCGAACGGCGGGATCCCGGCAATCGCCAGGACGGCGACGACGAACGTGGCGTGCGTGACCGGCAGGTGGCGGCGCAGGCCCCCCATCAATCGAATGTCCTGCTCCCCCGACATGGCATGGATCACCGAGCCGGCGCCGAGGAACAGGAGCGCCTTGAAGAAGGCATGCGTCATGAGATGGAATATGGAGCCCGAGAACGCCCCCACGCCGGCCCCCAGCATCATGTATCCGAGCTGCGACACGGTCGAATAGGCCAGAACCTTCTTGATGTCGTCCTGGGCGATGCCGATGATCGCCGCGAACAGCGCGGTGAGCCCGCCGACGACGGCCACGACCATCATGGCGCCGGGGGCGTGCAGGTAGAGCGGCGCCATCCGGCAGGTGACGTACACGCCCGCGGTCACCATGGTCGCGGCGTGGATGAGGGCCGACACGGGGGTCGGGCCGGCCATGGCGTCCGGCAGCCAGACGTACAGGGGAATCTGCGCCGACTTGCCGCACGCCCCGAGGAAGAGCAGGAGGGCCGCGGCGGCACCGATCGCGGGGTCGATCGACCCGGCGCTCTCGAGAATCCCCTGGATGTCGAGCGTCCCCGTGGAGGCGAACAGGATCAGCATTCCCAGGACGAAGCCGACGTCGCCGATGCGGTTGGTGATGAACGCCTTCCGTCCGGCGTCGGCGCAGGACATCTTCGCCTTGGCGTCGAACATCCGGTCGTACCAGAACCCGATGAGCAGGTACGAGCAGAGGCCGACCCCCTCCCAGCCGACGAACACGACCGGGAGCGAGGCCCCCAGGACGAGCGTCAGCATCATCGCCATGAACAGGTTCAGGTACGAGAAGAAGCGCGCGAACCCGGCCCGGGACTCGTGCTCCATGTAGCCGATCGAGTAGACGTGGATCAGGAAGCCGACGCCGGTCACGATCAGGATCATCACGGCCGAGAGCGGGTCGAGCGCGTACCCCCAGCTCACCGAAAGATCGTCCCCGCCGGGTGTCTGCCCCATGGGCATCCATTCGAACAGCGTCTGCGCGAAGCGCGCGCCGCTGCCGAGCTCCAGGATCGCGCCGGCCGAGAGGACGAACGCCCCCAGCACCGACCCGCAGGCCACGATCGCCACGGCGCGGCGCGGCAGGAACCGGGCGCCCAGGAGGCCGTTCACGGCGAAGCCGCCGAGGGGCAGGAGCGGGATGAGCCAGAGCAGCTGCAGCATCATCGGGTCCTTACCAGCGCATGAGACTGGCGTCGTCGATGTCGGTCGTGCGGCGGCGCCGGAAGAGGGCGATGACGATGGCCAGCCCGACGGCCGCCTCGGCGGCCGCCACCGTCATGACGAAGAAGACGAAGACGTGCCCGGTCATCGACTGGCCCTCGTGCGCGAAGGCGGCGAAGGTCAGGTTCACGGCGTTCAGCATCAGTTCGATGCACATCAGGATGACGATGGCGTTGCGCCGCACCAGGACCCCCACGCACCCGATGGTGAAGAGCAGCGCCGCGATCAGCAGGAAGAATTCCACGCGCATCAGCGGAGCCGCCTCTTGGCCAGGATGACGGCCCCGATCATGGCGGCGATGAGGAGAAGGGACGCCGCCTCGAAGGCGAACAGGTAGTGCGTGAACAGGAGGCGGCCCAGGTCGCGCGCCGTCCCGAATCCCGAGTCGAACGTTCCCGGATCGAAGTAGGGCTGCGGGCCGCGGTGGCGGATCGCGTCGAACAGCAGCCCGGCGAACAGCCCGCCCAGGACGATCGCGCCGTAGCGCTGCGGCCCGCCCCCCGCGCGCAGCCCCTCCTCCGCCTTCAGGTTCAGGAGCATGACGACGAACAGGAACAGCACCATGATGGCGCCGGCGTAGATGATGACTTGAAGGACGGCCAGGAACTGCGCGTTCAGGATGAGGTAGAAGAGGGCCACGCAGAACAGGTTGACGATCAGGAACAGGACCGACACCATCGGGTTCGGATGGATGACGATCATCAGCGCCGACAGGATGGCGGCGAAGCCGACGAGCCCGGCCCAGAACTCGACGCTGGCGAGCGCTCCGGGGTTGAGCGCCACGAGCACGACCGCGCCGGCGCCGAGTACTGCCCCCGCGAGGACCGTGCGCGCGGGCGCCAGGGCGCGGATCACGGCGAAGGCGACCACGATCAGGATCAGCCCCAGGAGCAGGCGGACGACCACGTCTCCCTCCATCATCCCCGGCCCACGAGGACCAGGAACGACACCCACAGGACGTGCGCCAGGGCGATCGGCAGGAGCCCTTTCCAGCCGAGGTTCATCAGCTGGTCGTAGCGGAAGCGCGGCAGCGTCCAGCGCACCCAGACGAAGACGAACAGGAAGAACCCCACTTTGACGCCGAAGGCCAGGACCTGCACCAGCGCCGCCGCGGCCTCCGGCAGGCCGAGGGCCGAAAGGCCGGGCACGTGGTAGCCGCCGAGGTAGAGCGTCGTGGCCAGGGCCGAGCCGGTGATCATGTTGGCGTACTCCGCCATGTAGAACATCGAGAAGCGCATGCCGGAATACTCGGTGTGATACCCCGCGACCAGCTCGGTCTCCGCCTCGGGCAGGTCGAACGGCAGGCGGTTGGTCTCGGCGAACGCGGCGACCACGAAGATCAGGAAGCCGGGAAACTGGTACAGGGCGTTCCATCCGTGCTCGATCTGGTGCGTGATGATGTCGTTCAGCCGCAGGGACCCCGTGGCCATCAGGACGCCGACGATGGCGATCCCCATCGCCAGCTCGTACGAGATGAGCTGGGCCGACGAGCGCAGCCCGCCCATCAGGGAGTACTTGTTCTGGGACGACCAGCCCGCGAGGGCGATGCCGTACACGCCCATGGAGGCGAACGCCAGGATGACCAGGATGCCGTTGTCCACGTCGGCGATCTGGAGCGCCACCTTCCGGCCGAACAGGCTCACGGCCGGCCCGATCGGCACGACCGAGAAGGTCACCAGCGCCGGAACGAAGATCAGCATCGGGGCCAGCAGGTAGACCGGCCGGTAGACGTGCGGCGGGACGATCGCCTCCTTGAACAGGAACTTGATGCCGTCGGCGAGCGGCTGCAGGAGGCCGAACGGCCCGACGCGGTTCGGCCCCCGGCGGTCCTGGATCCATGCGGACACGCGGCGCTCGACCCAGGTCATGTAGGCGATGACCGTGAGGACCACGAAGAAGAACAGGGCGATCTTGACCGAGCTCTCGACCAGGACCCGCGTGACGGCCGGGTCCATGTCAGGCCCCCGCCCTGGGGGCGCCCGCGGAGCGGGGCGCGGCGGCGCCGGAGACGGGGGCGCCGGCATCCCCCAGGGCGCGAAAAGTCAGGCCCGCGAAGGCGGGGACCTTGACGGCGATCTCGTCGAAGACCGACGGGGCCGAGGCGTACTCGTTCGCCAGGCCGAAGCGCCGCCCGAGGTCGCGCAGGATGCGCCAGGCGGGGTCGGCCTCCCCCGGCGGCCGGAGAGCCGCGCGCAGCCTCTGCGCCCGCCCCTGGAAATTGACCACCGTCCCGTCGAACTCGCCGTAGCCGCACGAGGGGAGCGCCACGTGGGCGCGCTCCACCGTCGGGCTCTTCCACCAGTCGATGACGACGAGGGCCTCGAGCCGGTCGAGCAGGGGCGGCGCGATCCCGGGGAGGGCGAGCAGGTCCTCCCCCACGACGACGACCCCTTTCACCCGGCCGGAGGCGACGTCGTCCAGGATCTCCCTGACGCGGGAGGACGACGGGGCGCCGAGGCCCAGGAGCTCGGCGCCCCGGCCGTTCGGGGTCTTGTCGCGGCGGATGAGCAGGTGGTCGTCCTCCCCCTCCTCGTGGGAGGGGATCGCCAGGCGAGGGATGCCGGCGAGATCGCCGAGCACCCGCTTCGCCACGTACAGGTCCTCGAGCGACAGGCGCGCCGAGACGATGGCGGCCAGGGAATCCCTGCCGCCGGTCCTCGCCACCTCACGCAGGAGCGCCGCGGCCCGGTCGAGCGCCCCGTCCCACGGCGAGTCCGCTTCCGCCGGCGGCCGCGGGCCCTCCGGGGCCCCCGGCAACGCGGGGAGGGGGCGGACGATCGGCTGCTCGAGGCGCGGGCGGGCGTAGAGGGTCTCGTACGACTGCCGGCCGGCGTCGCACATCCAGTAGTCGTTCACGTCCGCGTTGACGCGCGGCGTCATCCGGTGGATGCGATTGCGGAACGTCGCCACGTTCACGTTGCAGCCGCGGGCGCAGCCGGCGCAGACCGACGGGACGTTCTTCAGGAACCAGACGCGCGCCTTGAAGCGGAACGGCTTCCAGGTCAGCGCCCCCACGGGGCAGACGTCCACGGTGCAGCCGGAGTACAGGTTGTCCAGCGGACGGCCGGGGAAGGCGCCGACGATGGTGTGGTCGCCGCGGCTGAACAGCGCCAGCTCGTGGCTCTTGCTGACCTCGTCGCAGAAGCGGATGCAGCGCGTGCACTTGATGCAGCGCTCGGCGTCGAACAGCACGCTCCGGCCGATGTCGTAGCGCTTCGGGAAATGGACCTTCTCCTCCGCGAAGCGGCTGAATCCCCTGCCGTAGTCCTTCTCGTACGACTGCAGGCGGCACTCCCCCGCCTGGTCGCAGATGGGGCAGTCGAGCGGGTGGTTGATCAGCAGGAATTCCTGGATCCCGGCGCGCACTCCCTTGACGCGGTCGTTGCTCGTGCGCACGACCATGCCGGGCGCCGCGGCCGTGGCGCAGCCGATCTGCAGCTTGGGCATCTTCTCGATCTCGACCAGGCACATGCGGCAGTTGCCGGCGATGCTAATGCCCGGGTGGTAGCAGTAGTGCGGCACCAGGATCCCGGCCTTCTCGGCCGCCTGCAGGACCGTCGCCCCCTTGCGGACCACCACCGGGCGGTCGTCGATCAAAAGCGCCACCTCGTCCGGGCCGGTCGGGGGGATCGCCGGGGCGGCGCCCGGAACGGGGGCGGCGCCCGGCGCCGGCACGTTCGGCTGGTGCGGCGGCGGGCTCAGTCTCGGCTGGAGCGACTGCGGATCGCTCATCGTCTCCCTCAGGCCCCGGCGGCGGCCCGCATCGGGCAGGCCTTCCGCCGGGCGTGGTCCTCGAACTCCTCCCGGAACGCCTTCACGTACGAATCGACCGGCCAGGCGATCGCCTCGCCGAACGGGCAGACCGTGTTCCCCTCGATCCGGAAGGCGATGTCCGCCAGCAGCCCGACGTCCTCCGGCCGACCGTCCCCCCGCTCGAGGCGGGACAGGATCTTGACCAGCCAGCCGGTCCCCTCGCGGCATGGGGTGCACTGCCCGCACGACTCGTGGGCGTAGAAGCGCGCGAGGTTCAGGAGCGCGCCGACGATGCAGGTGCCGGTATCCATGACCATGCCGCCGGCCGAGCCGAGGCTGGTGCCGGCGGCGGCGAGCGAGTCGAAGTCCAGAAGGACGTCGCACTTCGACGCCGGCAGGATCTTCATGGACGAACCTCCGGGGACCGCCGCCTTGAGCGGCCGGGACGGATGGAGCATGCCGCCGGCGCGCTCGTTCAGGAGCTCCAGGAACGGAATGCCCAGGGGCGCCTCGTACACGCCGGGGCGCTTCACGTGCCCCGAGATGCAGAAGAGCTTCGGCCCGGTGTTCTTCGGCGGCCGCCCGATCCCGGCGAACCAGGCGGAGCCGCGCTCGGCGATCAGGGTCACGTTGGCCAGGGTCTCCACGTTGTTGATGATCGTCGGGCAGCCGTACAGGCCGACGACCGCCGGGAACGGCGGCTTGATGCGCGGGTAGCCGCGCTTCCCCTCGAGCGACTCGAGCAGTGCCGTCTCCTCCCCGCAGATGTAGGCGCCGGCCCCCCGGTAGACGATGATCTCGAGATCGAAGCCGCTCCCGAGGATGTTCTTCCCGAGGAAGCCCCGGGCGCGCGCCTCGGCGATCGCCTTCTCGAAGGTGCGGCACCCCTGATGGAACTCGCCGCGGATATAGAAGAACGCCAGGTTGCACTCGATGGCGTAGGCCGAGGCGATGATCCCCTCCAGCACCAGGTGCGGGTCCTTCTCGATCAGGAGCCGGTCCTTGAAGGTGCCCGGCTCGCTCTCGTCGGCGTTGACGCACAGGTAGCGCGGCTTCTCCCGGCCCTTGGGAAGGAAGCCCCACTTCATGCCGGTCGGAAAGCCGGCGCCGCCCCGGCCCCTGAGCCCCGAGGTCTTCACCTCCTCCACGAACTTCTCGGGAGTGAACTCCTTGAGGACGCGCCTCAGCCCCTGGTAGCCGCCGGAGGCCAGGTAGGCGTCGATGGACTCCGAGCCTTCCCGGTGGATGTTGCGCGTGAGGAGCGGCTCGAACGCCATGGGTCCTACTCCAGCCTCTTGAGGATCTCGTCCAGCCCGGACGGGTCGACCGGCCCGAAGTCCCGGTCGTTGATCTGCACGAACG encodes the following:
- the nuoL gene encoding NADH-quinone oxidoreductase subunit L, coding for MMLQLLWLIPLLPLGGFAVNGLLGARFLPRRAVAIVACGSVLGAFVLSAGAILELGSGARFAQTLFEWMPMGQTPGGDDLSVSWGYALDPLSAVMILIVTGVGFLIHVYSIGYMEHESRAGFARFFSYLNLFMAMMLTLVLGASLPVVFVGWEGVGLCSYLLIGFWYDRMFDAKAKMSCADAGRKAFITNRIGDVGFVLGMLILFASTGTLDIQGILESAGSIDPAIGAAAALLLFLGACGKSAQIPLYVWLPDAMAGPTPVSALIHAATMVTAGVYVTCRMAPLYLHAPGAMMVVAVVGGLTALFAAIIGIAQDDIKKVLAYSTVSQLGYMMLGAGVGAFSGSIFHLMTHAFFKALLFLGAGSVIHAMSGEQDIRLMGGLRRHLPVTHATFVVAVLAIAGIPPFAGFFSKDEILAGVLRAGGESTPFLAIGLWVLGILTAAITAFYMTRLYLLVFAGESRAPEETRRHLHESPASMTLPLVVLAAGSALAGFLGVPELLGGGLLPNFLERYLAPVFEAAGSAFPGHAEGAALPEGAALGIALLASLAGIAAAWAAYRRGPLATGAVEPRGLTGAVKNRFYVDEAIDAVVLAPYRGLCRVAAAVDEKIIDWLVNSVGAATDLASQLGRLAQTGYVRNYAFVFFLGTILVLVFVLR
- the nuoK gene encoding NADH-quinone oxidoreductase subunit NuoK, with the translated sequence MMRVEFFLLIAALLFTIGCVGVLVRRNAIVILMCIELMLNAVNLTFAAFAHEGQSMTGHVFVFFVMTVAAAEAAVGLAIVIALFRRRRTTDIDDASLMRW
- a CDS encoding NADH-quinone oxidoreductase subunit J; translation: MVVRLLLGLILIVVAFAVIRALAPARTVLAGAVLGAGAVVLVALNPGALASVEFWAGLVGFAAILSALMIVIHPNPMVSVLFLIVNLFCVALFYLILNAQFLAVLQVIIYAGAIMVLFLFVVMLLNLKAEEGLRAGGGPQRYGAIVLGGLFAGLLFDAIRHRGPQPYFDPGTFDSGFGTARDLGRLLFTHYLFAFEAASLLLIAAMIGAVILAKRRLR
- the nuoH gene encoding NADH-quinone oxidoreductase subunit NuoH is translated as MDPAVTRVLVESSVKIALFFFVVLTVIAYMTWVERRVSAWIQDRRGPNRVGPFGLLQPLADGIKFLFKEAIVPPHVYRPVYLLAPMLIFVPALVTFSVVPIGPAVSLFGRKVALQIADVDNGILVILAFASMGVYGIALAGWSSQNKYSLMGGLRSSAQLISYELAMGIAIVGVLMATGSLRLNDIITHQIEHGWNALYQFPGFLIFVVAAFAETNRLPFDLPEAETELVAGYHTEYSGMRFSMFYMAEYANMITGSALATTLYLGGYHVPGLSALGLPEAAAALVQVLAFGVKVGFFLFVFVWVRWTLPRFRYDQLMNLGWKGLLPIALAHVLWVSFLVLVGRG
- a CDS encoding 2Fe-2S iron-sulfur cluster-binding protein translates to MSDPQSLQPRLSPPPHQPNVPAPGAAPVPGAAPAIPPTGPDEVALLIDDRPVVVRKGATVLQAAEKAGILVPHYCYHPGISIAGNCRMCLVEIEKMPKLQIGCATAAAPGMVVRTSNDRVKGVRAGIQEFLLINHPLDCPICDQAGECRLQSYEKDYGRGFSRFAEEKVHFPKRYDIGRSVLFDAERCIKCTRCIRFCDEVSKSHELALFSRGDHTIVGAFPGRPLDNLYSGCTVDVCPVGALTWKPFRFKARVWFLKNVPSVCAGCARGCNVNVATFRNRIHRMTPRVNADVNDYWMCDAGRQSYETLYARPRLEQPIVRPLPALPGAPEGPRPPAEADSPWDGALDRAAALLREVARTGGRDSLAAIVSARLSLEDLYVAKRVLGDLAGIPRLAIPSHEEGEDDHLLIRRDKTPNGRGAELLGLGAPSSSRVREILDDVASGRVKGVVVVGEDLLALPGIAPPLLDRLEALVVIDWWKSPTVERAHVALPSCGYGEFDGTVVNFQGRAQRLRAALRPPGEADPAWRILRDLGRRFGLANEYASAPSVFDEIAVKVPAFAGLTFRALGDAGAPVSGAAAPRSAGAPRAGA
- the nuoF gene encoding NADH-quinone oxidoreductase subunit NuoF, producing the protein MAFEPLLTRNIHREGSESIDAYLASGGYQGLRRVLKEFTPEKFVEEVKTSGLRGRGGAGFPTGMKWGFLPKGREKPRYLCVNADESEPGTFKDRLLIEKDPHLVLEGIIASAYAIECNLAFFYIRGEFHQGCRTFEKAIAEARARGFLGKNILGSGFDLEIIVYRGAGAYICGEETALLESLEGKRGYPRIKPPFPAVVGLYGCPTIINNVETLANVTLIAERGSAWFAGIGRPPKNTGPKLFCISGHVKRPGVYEAPLGIPFLELLNERAGGMLHPSRPLKAAVPGGSSMKILPASKCDVLLDFDSLAAAGTSLGSAGGMVMDTGTCIVGALLNLARFYAHESCGQCTPCREGTGWLVKILSRLERGDGRPEDVGLLADIAFRIEGNTVCPFGEAIAWPVDSYVKAFREEFEDHARRKACPMRAAAGA